A genomic window from Helicobacter suis HS1 includes:
- a CDS encoding outer membrane beta-barrel protein: MRFYAFFSGQGGSATVVPGKGSYNTFNYNQSLTDLFYGVGMDMLFNFYDKNEKTFGMALGVMGGGSSWLTGNNQNGTCIPNPDGTCQVSSQITTRYGQVIVNIGLRANFSKHQGFEFGVRIPTINYPYYSYSNTQSPISNAYGSTYSSNSSSTTETITLRRKVAVYVNYAINF; encoded by the coding sequence TTGCGTTTCTATGCTTTTTTCAGTGGTCAGGGTGGGAGTGCGACTGTTGTTCCGGGTAAGGGGAGCTACAACACCTTTAATTACAACCAATCCTTAACTGATCTCTTTTATGGTGTTGGCATGGATATGCTCTTTAATTTTTATGATAAGAATGAAAAAACCTTTGGCATGGCTCTTGGTGTGATGGGAGGGGGGAGTTCATGGTTAACGGGGAATAATCAAAATGGAACATGTATTCCCAATCCAGACGGTACTTGTCAGGTATCATCTCAGATAACAACTCGGTACGGGCAAGTCATCGTTAATATTGGTTTAAGGGCTAACTTTAGCAAGCACCAAGGCTTTGAATTTGGCGTGCGTATCCCCACCATTAACTATCCTTATTACTCCTACTCCAACACCCAGTCCCCTATCTCTAATGCTTATGGGAGTACTTATTCTAGTAATTCTAGTAGTACTACAGAAACCATCACACTCAGACGCAAAGTTGCTGTTTATGTCAACTATGCGATCAACTTTTAG
- a CDS encoding Z1 domain-containing protein, which translates to MDDSDYKKVFELAKNRLNDRLNEKSEVSLKDITDCIQNIRKSFSSGQASFTFGIGDGVKMSEDDYTRLYQDLSDHFINIKMEAGMSLQGEEQRKRDTRWYAEEFKPKNDNFYWDRLKRNLKSYPSKVVEALDKDTDVVMGQIGDPREDNFGVYGMAVGNVQSGKTLNYTCLIHKAMDAGYKFIVILAGDKENLRSQTQKRLNERFTEVQKERQPISLTTEDYDFNKRDSDRDTRFNLEETKPIYAVLKKNSKVLDALMKWLDPQRISEHAILLIDDESDYASVDTKKAKEEASAINRKIREILNRFKKYSYVGYTATPFANIFINYELKKDNLPDLFPRDFIHALKTATNYFGAQKIFIKEPEKFLINITDYEEAFPLKHKKKHQILELPESLVEAIFVFCLNITIRYLRGQEKHNSMLVHVSRFNDVQRQISEKLEELKRGLGDFITEAKNIFDRRFVDCNFSWEQVRKVLSKTLSSISVKLVNQESEEFSYPEDEKLNVIVVGGASLSRGFTLEGLSVSYFIRDSEFYDTLMQMGRWFGYRDGYEDLCKIYMPEKIQEKFKEITNAIDDLMAQLKRMEEERKTPLDFGLAVKKAAGLRPTSGNKMRNAQRRTNKKPLSFFGVYRFVIDKQVHEKNLRILSAFVKSKEFEEKGFYKVCRGVSKGEILKFLRLIVCPARQLTVLLLRLLPRPV; encoded by the coding sequence ATGGATGATTCTGATTACAAAAAGGTTTTTGAACTTGCAAAAAACAGACTTAACGACAGGCTTAACGAAAAATCTGAAGTTAGCTTAAAGGACATAACCGATTGTATCCAAAATATTAGAAAATCCTTTTCATCAGGGCAGGCATCTTTCACGTTTGGCATTGGTGATGGTGTAAAAATGAGTGAGGATGACTATACAAGACTATACCAAGATTTAAGCGATCATTTTATTAACATAAAAATGGAAGCGGGCATGTCTTTACAAGGAGAGGAACAAAGAAAACGAGACACTAGGTGGTATGCGGAGGAGTTTAAACCTAAAAATGATAATTTTTACTGGGATAGGCTAAAGAGAAACCTTAAGAGTTACCCTTCAAAGGTGGTTGAAGCGCTTGATAAAGATACAGACGTGGTTATGGGTCAAATCGGCGATCCAAGAGAGGATAATTTTGGTGTCTATGGCATGGCAGTGGGGAATGTGCAATCAGGTAAAACCCTAAATTATACCTGTTTGATTCACAAAGCTATGGATGCGGGGTATAAATTCATCGTTATTCTTGCTGGAGATAAAGAAAATCTAAGAAGCCAAACGCAAAAACGCCTCAATGAAAGATTTACAGAAGTGCAAAAAGAACGACAACCAATTAGCCTGACAACAGAGGACTATGACTTTAATAAAAGGGATTCTGATAGGGATACTCGATTTAATTTGGAAGAAACTAAACCTATTTATGCAGTTTTAAAGAAAAACAGCAAAGTACTGGATGCCCTTATGAAATGGCTTGATCCTCAAAGAATTTCAGAACATGCCATATTGCTTATTGATGATGAGTCAGATTATGCCTCTGTTGATACCAAAAAAGCTAAGGAGGAAGCCAGCGCCATTAATAGAAAGATTAGAGAGATTTTGAATCGTTTTAAAAAATACTCTTATGTCGGCTATACGGCCACACCCTTTGCTAATATTTTTATCAATTACGAGCTTAAAAAGGATAATCTCCCCGATCTGTTTCCACGGGATTTTATCCATGCCCTTAAGACGGCCACAAACTACTTTGGAGCACAAAAGATTTTTATAAAAGAGCCAGAAAAATTTCTGATAAACATAACAGACTATGAGGAAGCCTTTCCTCTAAAACATAAAAAGAAACACCAGATTTTAGAATTGCCCGAGAGTTTGGTAGAAGCTATCTTTGTTTTTTGCCTTAATATAACCATAAGGTATTTAAGAGGGCAAGAAAAACATAACAGCATGTTGGTCCATGTTAGCCGCTTTAATGATGTGCAAAGACAAATATCTGAAAAATTAGAAGAACTAAAAAGGGGTTTGGGCGATTTTATTACAGAGGCAAAGAATATTTTTGATCGCAGATTTGTAGATTGTAATTTTTCGTGGGAGCAAGTGCGAAAAGTGTTGTCTAAAACCCTATCTAGCATATCGGTTAAACTAGTCAACCAAGAGAGTGAGGAATTTAGTTATCCCGAGGATGAAAAATTGAATGTGATTGTGGTGGGAGGCGCAAGTTTATCGCGTGGGTTTACACTTGAGGGCTTAAGTGTGAGCTATTTTATTCGAGACTCCGAATTTTATGACACACTCATGCAAATGGGTCGTTGGTTTGGTTATCGGGATGGCTATGAGGATTTGTGCAAAATCTACATGCCAGAAAAGATTCAAGAAAAATTTAAAGAGATCACGAATGCTATAGATGATCTTATGGCGCAATTAAAAAGAATGGAGGAGGAGAGAAAAACACCTCTTGATTTTGGGCTAGCTGTTAAAAAAGCCGCTGGATTACGGCCTACATCTGGAAACAAGATGAGAAATGCCCAGAGACGAACAAATAAAAAGCCCTTGTCATTTTTTGGTGTCTATCGTTTTGTAATAGATAAGCAAGTACATGAGAAAAACCTAAGAATCTTATCTGCATTCGTTAAATCAAAGGAATTTGAAGAAAAAGGGTTTTATAAGGTTTGTAGAGGAGTGAGTAAAGGGGAAATATTAAAGTTCTTAAGGTTAATTGTGTGCCCGGCTCGCCAATTGACTGTGCTGCTACTACGCCTACTGCCTCGCCCGGTTTAA